In one Candidatus Hydrogenedentota bacterium genomic region, the following are encoded:
- a CDS encoding trypsin-like peptidase domain-containing protein, whose product MPQDRKTIAEARALQACIQVTTDPVEQNRLWNRYYALSDEVFPEAAVLHKRYKTLEGAERSRFKTEYMELVRRLWAATDPQAAYPVSFSETPAVAPTPRYATPKLPPPLPRRRPTVLPKLAVAALTLLVMASGAYSLWQYGQSQKAASVKPVATPPQSTPEPAANPSEVATVSPPPAGNADEKKAEAELGPAPEFNPPLEKIDADLARDILPAFAPVPDELRGKGDRLVHPGGEYSDVYVIESNSLFYVRIPERGVVESLSKSGATATLSADAASREALLAIWNQNREELDRVASAREKEKANRLASYRKAFDQQVADHDKAAAEARWRDRAADWLALGAEQRNVLRARAYSNWQAIQQEVASMQELYVMISRAYAAIGINDDRANLLKSVYSASARNRGPDYEVEDALVQYSWEREDWMRMVVEWEKEYYRLNEYLTKNYPDIEKRVDEIKRLDESLPAEVRVAEATVNWDAALDPPAPSEEAGGFGTGFVVARGIVMTCAHVVRGATKVTVLSGGGARHDAKINTLDMGNDWALLEVNGLESEPIPVSVDKPNVGATIYCIGYPLGGIKDSTDPIVGSGNIAALQRLDGDQRFMQITAPVNPGNSGGPVLDQYGRWVGIVSQKLNDMETLKAAETVTQGVNFAVKASFIQPLVQPKGGVQLTPAPASTGQPLTLEAMTQRYAPSIVKIMVE is encoded by the coding sequence ATGCCACAGGATCGGAAGACCATTGCCGAGGCGCGCGCGCTTCAGGCATGTATCCAGGTGACCACGGATCCCGTAGAGCAGAACCGGCTCTGGAATCGGTATTACGCCCTTTCCGACGAAGTATTCCCCGAGGCGGCTGTGCTGCACAAGCGCTACAAGACCCTGGAGGGGGCCGAACGCAGCCGTTTCAAGACCGAGTATATGGAATTGGTGCGGCGGCTCTGGGCCGCCACCGATCCCCAGGCGGCCTATCCCGTATCGTTCTCCGAAACGCCCGCTGTCGCGCCCACGCCCCGCTATGCAACGCCAAAGTTGCCACCGCCCTTGCCGCGCCGGCGCCCGACCGTCCTGCCGAAACTTGCGGTGGCGGCGCTGACCTTGCTCGTCATGGCTTCCGGGGCCTATTCCCTCTGGCAATACGGTCAATCCCAGAAAGCGGCCTCGGTGAAGCCTGTGGCTACCCCGCCCCAGTCGACCCCTGAACCGGCGGCGAATCCGTCGGAAGTCGCCACGGTTTCACCGCCACCCGCGGGGAACGCTGACGAAAAGAAGGCCGAAGCGGAACTCGGCCCCGCGCCGGAGTTCAACCCGCCGCTGGAAAAGATTGACGCCGACCTGGCCCGGGACATTCTTCCGGCCTTTGCCCCCGTTCCGGATGAGCTCCGGGGCAAGGGTGATCGTCTGGTTCATCCCGGCGGCGAGTATTCCGATGTGTACGTGATCGAGAGCAACAGTCTCTTTTATGTGCGCATTCCCGAGCGGGGCGTGGTGGAGAGCCTGTCGAAGTCAGGCGCGACCGCCACCCTCAGTGCGGATGCGGCCAGTCGCGAGGCCCTGCTGGCCATCTGGAACCAGAATCGCGAAGAGCTGGACCGGGTGGCTTCGGCGCGCGAGAAAGAAAAGGCCAATCGCCTGGCCTCCTATCGCAAGGCTTTCGACCAGCAGGTGGCGGATCACGACAAGGCGGCGGCGGAAGCGCGCTGGCGCGATCGGGCGGCCGACTGGCTTGCATTGGGCGCGGAGCAGCGCAATGTGCTTCGGGCCCGGGCCTACAGCAACTGGCAGGCGATCCAGCAGGAGGTGGCGTCGATGCAGGAGCTGTACGTCATGATTTCCCGGGCCTACGCGGCCATCGGGATCAATGATGATCGGGCGAACCTGCTCAAATCGGTTTACAGCGCCTCCGCGCGCAATCGCGGACCGGACTACGAGGTGGAGGATGCGCTGGTCCAGTACAGTTGGGAGCGCGAAGACTGGATGCGGATGGTGGTGGAGTGGGAGAAGGAGTATTACCGGCTGAACGAGTATCTGACGAAAAACTATCCCGATATTGAGAAGCGCGTCGACGAAATCAAGCGGCTGGACGAGAGCCTTCCCGCGGAGGTGCGCGTGGCCGAGGCCACGGTGAATTGGGACGCCGCGCTCGATCCGCCGGCGCCCTCGGAAGAGGCCGGCGGCTTCGGCACGGGCTTCGTGGTGGCGCGGGGCATCGTCATGACCTGCGCCCACGTCGTGCGCGGTGCCACGAAGGTCACCGTGCTCTCCGGCGGCGGCGCCCGGCACGATGCGAAGATCAACACGCTGGACATGGGGAACGACTGGGCGCTGCTGGAGGTCAACGGCCTGGAGAGCGAGCCCATCCCCGTTTCGGTGGACAAGCCCAACGTGGGCGCGACGATTTACTGCATCGGCTATCCTCTGGGCGGCATCAAAGACAGCACGGACCCCATCGTGGGCAGCGGCAACATCGCCGCGCTTCAGCGCCTGGATGGCGATCAGCGCTTCATGCAGATTACCGCCCCGGTGAATCCGGGCAATTCCGGCGGCCCCGTGCTGGACCAATACGGTCGCTGGGTGGGCATTGTCTCCCAGAAATTGAACGACATGGAAACGCTCAAGGCCGCCGAGACCGTGACCCAGGGCGTGAACTTCGCTGTGAAGGCGAGCTTCATCCAGCCCCTGGTCCAGCCGAAGGGCGGCGTCCAGCTCACGCCCGCACCCGCTTCCACGGGACAGCCCCTGACCCTCGAAGCCATGACCCAGCGCTACGCCCCCTCAATCGTGAAAATTATGGTGGAATAG
- a CDS encoding DUF2961 domain-containing protein — protein sequence MRWFMAATAVTLALLCRPAAHAADPLLDALTRQQQFEARRASSSNEDLTKNGDARPIPPGETLVLMDEDGPGIITHFWNTVGAEDLFHGRSLVLRIYYDGAAQPSVQAPLGDFFGVGHGAGADYTSAVASVSSHGRSRACYWRIPFRQHIKVTITNDHPTLKVDSFYYYLDWQKHESLPEDTTYFHAEYRQAMPAAPGNYTILETTGRGHYVGTVHSAQQVEIGWYGEGDDFFYIDGAALPQLRGTGTEDYFNDAWGFREFSTPYHGVSLYEGVFPGDRVTAYRWHLPDPIPFQESLKVEIEHRGSVFTDQTRHLGQFFERPDWVSSVAFWYQYPPKLIAESLPPAEKRIAPYVELSVKDLAYRATPAMLVVPNGNGISYIPAVANGKLEIDFEVAQDGRYQINAVVYKAVMGGVYQASLDGKDFGAPVDFTIVNADYMWQPLDLHNLKAGKHTLAFQGLDARSPHSRTTTANMRALGIDRLVLLRLEDLAGYQQVLKEELAK from the coding sequence GTGAGATGGTTCATGGCGGCCACGGCCGTAACACTTGCCCTTCTTTGCCGACCCGCCGCGCATGCCGCCGATCCCCTCCTCGACGCCCTCACGCGCCAGCAGCAATTTGAAGCGCGGCGGGCGAGCAGCTCGAATGAGGACCTGACGAAGAATGGCGATGCGCGCCCGATTCCCCCGGGGGAGACGCTGGTGCTGATGGACGAGGACGGCCCCGGCATCATTACCCATTTCTGGAATACGGTGGGCGCGGAGGATCTCTTTCACGGGCGTTCGCTGGTACTGCGCATCTACTATGACGGCGCGGCGCAACCCAGCGTGCAGGCGCCCCTGGGCGATTTCTTCGGCGTGGGCCATGGCGCGGGGGCGGACTACACCTCCGCCGTGGCGTCGGTGTCCTCCCATGGTCGCTCGCGCGCGTGCTACTGGCGGATCCCATTCCGCCAGCACATCAAGGTCACCATCACCAACGACCACCCCACGCTGAAGGTGGACTCTTTCTACTATTACCTCGACTGGCAGAAGCATGAATCCCTGCCGGAGGACACGACCTATTTTCATGCGGAGTACCGGCAGGCGATGCCCGCCGCGCCGGGGAACTACACCATTCTGGAGACCACTGGGCGGGGTCACTACGTGGGCACGGTCCACTCCGCGCAGCAGGTGGAGATCGGCTGGTACGGCGAGGGAGACGACTTCTTCTACATCGATGGCGCGGCATTGCCCCAGTTGCGCGGCACGGGCACGGAGGATTATTTCAACGACGCCTGGGGCTTCCGGGAGTTCTCCACGCCCTACCACGGCGTGAGCCTGTATGAGGGCGTGTTTCCCGGCGACCGCGTGACGGCGTACCGGTGGCACCTGCCCGATCCGATTCCCTTCCAGGAATCCCTCAAGGTAGAAATCGAGCATCGGGGAAGCGTTTTCACGGACCAGACCCGCCACCTGGGCCAGTTTTTCGAACGGCCCGACTGGGTCAGCTCCGTGGCCTTCTGGTACCAGTATCCGCCGAAGCTAATCGCTGAATCCCTGCCGCCCGCGGAGAAACGCATCGCGCCCTATGTGGAATTGTCCGTCAAAGATCTGGCCTACCGCGCCACACCCGCCATGCTCGTCGTGCCGAATGGCAACGGCATCAGCTATATTCCTGCAGTGGCCAACGGAAAACTGGAGATCGACTTCGAAGTGGCGCAGGACGGCCGCTACCAGATCAACGCCGTGGTCTACAAAGCGGTGATGGGCGGCGTCTACCAGGCCTCGCTCGACGGCAAGGACTTCGGCGCGCCCGTGGATTTCACCATCGTGAACGCGGACTATATGTGGCAGCCCCTGGATCTGCACAACCTCAAGGCGGGCAAGCATACCCTGGCCTTTCAGGGATTGGACGCTCGCTCACCCCACAGCCGCACCACCACGGCAAACATGCGCGCCCTCGGCATCGACCGGCTGGTGCTGTTGCGACTGGAAGACCTGGCGGGCTACCAGCAGGTGCTGAAGGAAGAGCTCGCGAAGTAA
- a CDS encoding metallophosphoesterase — MKKKQIVLLLGLIALGVVFYTQGALAGGVVFVLFIAGLGVVQVRKLFASSAGIDALKALCPKYGFETMIARSRERMPAGENFHFVVLGDTRKRMKTATKIFGGAKDEDPVVIFHTGDIVRGGTASEYYESLTPLIDQVDPIPVLSVPGNHERGAWRDYAAFKALHGGEEFAFELGNCLFVGINNSTQRGVTDAGLAYLEKALSGSKATHKYVFYHIPPKFFEAKFVTDRPRRGFKGNERESHQLFIKHGVTEVFMAHIHGYATELIDGVRYTLTAGGGAKLSPRIKEEGRFHHYLVRHVNGGEVRRELIKLSGDRFERIDEG, encoded by the coding sequence GTGAAAAAAAAGCAGATTGTTTTGTTGCTGGGGCTTATTGCCCTTGGCGTTGTTTTCTATACGCAAGGCGCCCTGGCGGGCGGAGTAGTCTTTGTCCTCTTTATTGCCGGGCTTGGCGTGGTGCAGGTCCGAAAGCTTTTTGCCTCCAGCGCGGGTATTGATGCGTTGAAGGCCCTTTGTCCGAAGTATGGCTTTGAGACCATGATTGCCCGTTCACGGGAACGCATGCCAGCCGGTGAAAACTTCCACTTTGTCGTGCTGGGCGACACGCGCAAGCGTATGAAGACGGCCACAAAGATTTTTGGCGGCGCGAAGGACGAAGACCCCGTGGTGATCTTCCACACGGGCGACATCGTGCGCGGCGGCACCGCCTCGGAATACTACGAGAGCCTCACACCGCTAATCGATCAGGTGGACCCCATCCCCGTGCTGTCCGTGCCGGGCAACCACGAGCGCGGGGCCTGGCGCGACTACGCCGCCTTCAAAGCCCTCCACGGCGGCGAAGAGTTCGCGTTTGAACTGGGCAACTGCCTTTTCGTGGGCATCAACAATAGCACCCAGCGCGGTGTGACCGACGCGGGCCTGGCCTATCTGGAGAAGGCCCTGAGCGGATCGAAGGCGACGCACAAGTACGTCTTCTACCACATTCCGCCTAAGTTCTTCGAAGCAAAATTTGTCACGGATCGTCCCCGGCGCGGCTTTAAGGGCAACGAGCGGGAGAGCCACCAGCTCTTCATCAAGCACGGCGTCACGGAAGTATTCATGGCCCACATCCACGGCTACGCCACGGAGTTAATCGACGGCGTGCGCTACACCCTCACCGCCGGCGGCGGCGCCAAGCTCAGTCCGCGCATTAAGGAAGAAGGCCGCTTCCACCACTACCTCGTGCGCCACGTCAACGGCGGCGAGGTACGGCGGGAGTTGATAAAGCTTTCCGGTGACCGCTTCGAGCGTATCGACGAGGGGTGA
- a CDS encoding thioredoxin family protein has translation MPRPPLLRVIDWEDVLRSGADFDTWMKGAESPENRDRMAAALDAMTIDPDIAAGLKGLKRTVNVVAIAEDWCGDVVRHVPALQAMALETNKLRVRFVTREQYLDVFTRFLTNGGEAIPKFIFISDSFVECGNWGPMPEACRKLIARGKGCGDVGAARKKVAAAYEADPGLKIVVRELFELVQTASADAP, from the coding sequence ATGCCCCGTCCGCCCCTTCTTCGTGTTATCGACTGGGAAGATGTACTGCGCTCCGGCGCGGATTTCGACACGTGGATGAAGGGTGCGGAGTCCCCGGAGAATCGTGACCGGATGGCGGCGGCGCTGGATGCGATGACGATTGATCCGGACATCGCGGCCGGCCTCAAAGGCCTGAAACGCACGGTGAATGTGGTGGCGATTGCGGAAGACTGGTGCGGCGACGTGGTACGCCACGTGCCCGCGCTCCAGGCCATGGCGTTGGAGACGAACAAGCTGCGGGTCCGCTTCGTGACGCGGGAACAGTATCTTGACGTGTTCACGCGCTTCCTCACCAACGGCGGTGAGGCCATTCCCAAGTTCATCTTCATCAGCGACTCCTTCGTGGAATGCGGCAACTGGGGCCCCATGCCCGAGGCCTGCCGCAAGCTCATCGCACGGGGCAAGGGTTGCGGCGACGTGGGCGCGGCGCGGAAGAAAGTGGCCGCGGCCTATGAGGCCGATCCGGGATTGAAGATCGTAGTGCGCGAGCTCTTTGAACTGGTGCAGACCGCCAGCGCGGACGCGCCCTGA